Proteins co-encoded in one Neofelis nebulosa isolate mNeoNeb1 chromosome 2, mNeoNeb1.pri, whole genome shotgun sequence genomic window:
- the GPR3 gene encoding G-protein coupled receptor 3 — protein sequence MMWGAGSPLAWLSAGSGNVNVSSVGSAEGPTGPGTPLPSPKAWDVVLCISGTLVSCENALVVAIIAGTPTFRAPMFLLVGSLAVADLLAGLGLVLHFAAVFCIGSAEMSLVLVGELAMAFTASVGGLLAITVDRYLSLYNALTYYSETTVTRTYVMLALVWGGALGLGLLPVLAWNCLDARATCGVVYPLSKNHLVVLAIAFFMVFGIMLQLYAQICRIVCRHAQQIALQRHLLPASHYVATRKGIATLAVVLGAFAACWLPFTVYCLLGDAHSPPLYTYLTLLPATYNSMINPIIYAFRNQDVQKVLWAICCCCSSSKIPFRSRSPSDV from the coding sequence ATGATGTGGGGTGCAGGCAGCCCCCTGGCCTGGCTCTCTGCTGGCTCAGGAAACGTGAATGTGAGCAGCGTGGGCTCAGCAGAGGGGCCCACAGGCCCAGGCACACCGCTACCCTCACCCAAGGCCTGGGATGTGGTGCTGTGCATCTCAGGCACCCTGGTGTCCTGTGAGAACGCGCTGGTGGTGGCCATCATTGCGGGCACTCCCACCTTCCGCGCCCCCATGTTCCTGCTGGTGGGCAGCCTGGCCGTGGCCGACCTGCTGGCAGGCCTGGGCCTGGTCCTGCACTTTGCTGCTGTGTTCTGCATTGGCTCGGCGGAGATGAGCCTGGTGCTGGTTGGCGAGCTGGCGATGGCCTTTACCGCCAGTGTCGGCGGCCTACTCGCCATCACCGTCGATCGCTACCTTTCTCTGTACAATGCCCTCACCTACTATTCAGAGACAACGGTGACTCGGACTTATGTGATGCTGGCCCTAGTGTGGGGGGGCGCCCTGGGTCTGGGGCTGCTGCCTGTGCTGGCCTGGAACTGTCTGGATGCCCGGGCCACCTGTGGCGTGGTATATCCACTCTCCAAGAACCATCTGGTGGTCCTGGCCATTGCCTTCTTCATGGTGTTTGGCATCATGTTGCAGCTCTATGCCCAGATCTGCCGCATCGTCTGCCGCCATGCCCAGCAGATCGCCCTCCAGCGGCATCTGCTGCCCGCCTCCCACTACGTGGCCACCCGAAAAGGCATCGCCACACTGGCCGTGGTGCTTGGCGCCTTTGCTGCCTGTTGGCTGCCCTTCACTGTCTACTGCCTGCTGGGCGatgcccattccccacccctctACACCTATCTCACCTTGCTCCCTGCGACCTATAACTCCATGATCAACCCCATCATCTACGCCTTCCGCAACCAGGACGTGCAGAAGGTGCTGTGGGCCATCTGCTGCTGTTGTTCCTCTTCCAAGATCCCCTTCCGATCCCGTTCCCCCAGTGATGTCTAG
- the CD164L2 gene encoding CD164 sialomucin-like 2 protein isoform X1, with the protein MAAPGPRALRAALCGGCCCLLLCAQLAVAGKGARGFGRGALLRMNIWPAVPGACKQFKLCEHCVEGHKAHNLSGCVWEQCQPEEPGHCVARAEVVKEGCSVYNRSESCPAAHHHPTYEPKTVTTGSPPVPEAHGPGFDGASFIGGVVLVLSLQAAAFFVLRFLKAKDSTYQTLI; encoded by the exons atgGCCGCGCCGGGACCCCGCGCCTTACGGGCCGCGCTCTGTGGCGGCTGCTGCTGCCTCCTCCTGTGTGCCCAGCTCGCTGTGGCTG GTAAAGGAGCTCGAGGCTTTGGGCGGGGAGCCCTGCTCCGCATGAACATCTGGCCAGCTGTCCCGGGGGCCTGCAAACAGTTCAAGCTCTGTGAGCATTGTGTGGAGGGGCACAAAGCACACAACCTCTCTGGCTGCGTGTGGGAGCAGTGTCAGCCAGAGGAGCCAG GACACTGTGTGGCCCGAGCTGAGGTGGTCAAGGAAGGTTGCTCTGTCTACAACCGCTCAGAGTCGTGTCCAG ctgcccaccaccaccccacctaTGAACCAAAGACAGTCACAACAG GGAGCCCCCCAGTCCCTGAAGCCCACGGCCCTGGCTTTGATGGGGCCAGCTTCATTGGGGGCGTCGTGCTCGTGCTGAGCCTGCAGGCAGCGGCCTTCTTCGTCTTGCGCTTCCTCAAGGCCAAGGACAGCACCTACCAGACACT AATCTGA
- the CD164L2 gene encoding CD164 sialomucin-like 2 protein isoform X2, with the protein MAAPGPRALRAALCGGCCCLLLCAQLAVAGKGARGFGRGALLRMNIWPAVPGACKQFKLCEHCVEGHKAHNLSGCVWEQCQPEEPGHCVARAEVVKEGCSVYNRSESCPAAHHHPTYEPKTVTTGSPPVPEAHGPGFDGASFIGGVVLVLSLQAAAFFVLRFLKAKDSTYQTL; encoded by the exons atgGCCGCGCCGGGACCCCGCGCCTTACGGGCCGCGCTCTGTGGCGGCTGCTGCTGCCTCCTCCTGTGTGCCCAGCTCGCTGTGGCTG GTAAAGGAGCTCGAGGCTTTGGGCGGGGAGCCCTGCTCCGCATGAACATCTGGCCAGCTGTCCCGGGGGCCTGCAAACAGTTCAAGCTCTGTGAGCATTGTGTGGAGGGGCACAAAGCACACAACCTCTCTGGCTGCGTGTGGGAGCAGTGTCAGCCAGAGGAGCCAG GACACTGTGTGGCCCGAGCTGAGGTGGTCAAGGAAGGTTGCTCTGTCTACAACCGCTCAGAGTCGTGTCCAG ctgcccaccaccaccccacctaTGAACCAAAGACAGTCACAACAG GGAGCCCCCCAGTCCCTGAAGCCCACGGCCCTGGCTTTGATGGGGCCAGCTTCATTGGGGGCGTCGTGCTCGTGCTGAGCCTGCAGGCAGCGGCCTTCTTCGTCTTGCGCTTCCTCAAGGCCAAGGACAGCACCTACCAGACACTGTGA
- the FCN3 gene encoding LOW QUALITY PROTEIN: ficolin-3 (The sequence of the model RefSeq protein was modified relative to this genomic sequence to represent the inferred CDS: substituted 1 base at 1 genomic stop codon) → MGLLWTPLSLLLFLLGKPARTTPTVQNLGDGKRTAEGPGRDIPVPPCPPCGHPALLLPADPRGLEASKVVLLPSCPGAPGSPREKGAAGPQGQPGPPGKMGPKGEPGGPISPSPGPRNCQELRSRGATLSGWYRLCLLEGRALPVFCDMDTNEGGWLVFQRRQDGSVDFFRSWSAYKAGFGSQESEFXLGNENLHQLTVQGTWELRVELEDFTGNHTFARYESFRLLWEADHCQLVLGKFSEGTAGDSRSLHNGKPFTTYDADHDTSKSNCAVTVHGAWWYRSCYRSNLNRRYATSEAAAHKYGIDWASGRGVGHPYRKVHMMLR, encoded by the exons ATGGGCCTACTGTGGACCCCACTCTCCCTTTTGCTCTTCTTGCTTGGGAAGCCTGCCAGGACCACCCCAACTGTCCAG AATCTGGGAGATGGAAAGAGAACCGCAGAGGGGCCTGGAAGAGATATACCCGTTCCCCCATGCCCACCCTGTGGCCACCCGGCCCTGCTTCTTCCTGCAGACCCCAGGGGACTGGAAGCCAGCAAAGTGGTCCTCCTGCCCAGTTGTCCTGGAGCCCCAGGAAGTcccagagagaaaggagctgCAGGCCCTCAAG GGCAACCTGGACCACCTGGCAAGATGGGCCCCAAGGGTGAGCCTGGTGGA CCCAtctctccttccccaggcccCAGAAACTGCCAGGAGCTGCGGAGCCGGGGTGCCACGTTGAGCGGCTGGTACCGTCTATGCCTACTCGAGGGCAGAGCCCTCCCAGTTTTTTGTGACATGGACACCAACGAGGGCGGCTGGCTG GTGTTCCAGAGGCGACAGGATGGGTCCGTGGATTTCTTCCGCTCTTGGTCCGCCTACAAAGCAGGTTTTGGGAGCCAGGAGTCTGAATTCTGACTGGGGAATGAGAATTTGCACCAGCTCACTGTTcagg gTACCTGGGAGCTGCGGGTGGAGTTGGAGGACTTCACTGGCAACCACACCTTTGCCCGCTATGAGTCTTTCCGCCTCCTCTGGGAGGCAGATCACTGCCAGCTGGTGCTGGGCAAGTTCTCGGAGGGCACTGCAG GAGACTCCCGGAGCCTCCACAACGGGAAGCCCTTTACCACCTACGATGCTGACCACGATACGAGCAAGAGCAACTGTGCCGTGACTGTCCACGGTGCCTGGTGGTACAGATCCTGCTACCGGTCCAATCTCAACAGGCGTTACGCAACGTCTGAGGCCGCCGCTCACAAGTATGGCATCGACTGGGCCTCAGGCCGGGGCGTGGGCCACCCTTACCGCAAGGTTCACATGATGCTTCGCTAG